The proteins below come from a single Rhodococcus sp. WMMA185 genomic window:
- a CDS encoding TVP38/TMEM64 family protein produces MEIEEKVATGGRAGWDNRLKIGILAVIILAGGLVALSIDVPHPSSLRDQVASAGAWGMVVFVLLYAVATLTPFPASALTVASGLLFGLVAGVLVVVVAATLGAWVAYWVSRSLGRGGVARIEWSKVRAIDSLLERNGFTSVLIVRLVPLFPFALVNYAAGLSAVRQRDYVIGTAAGIIPATVGYTALGAYGTSPLSWPFALAVLAIILLSLGTGYLARRMGFTRAVNTRNAADVESTGVDGQDDRPVSA; encoded by the coding sequence GTGGAAATCGAAGAGAAGGTGGCGACCGGCGGACGGGCGGGCTGGGACAACCGGCTCAAGATTGGGATACTCGCCGTCATCATTCTCGCCGGCGGTCTCGTGGCGCTGAGTATCGACGTCCCGCACCCGTCATCGCTGCGCGACCAGGTCGCCTCAGCCGGCGCGTGGGGGATGGTTGTCTTCGTCCTCCTCTATGCCGTTGCGACTCTCACTCCCTTCCCCGCGAGCGCGCTCACCGTGGCCAGCGGCCTGCTGTTCGGACTCGTGGCCGGGGTTCTCGTCGTGGTCGTCGCAGCGACCCTCGGTGCCTGGGTGGCCTACTGGGTGTCGCGGTCGCTCGGCCGCGGCGGGGTCGCACGGATCGAGTGGTCCAAGGTCCGCGCGATCGACTCACTGCTCGAGCGAAATGGATTCACCTCGGTGTTGATCGTGCGACTCGTTCCCCTGTTCCCGTTCGCCCTGGTCAACTATGCCGCGGGGCTGAGTGCCGTGCGGCAACGCGATTACGTCATCGGCACCGCGGCAGGGATAATTCCGGCCACCGTCGGATACACGGCGCTCGGCGCGTACGGCACGTCACCTCTGTCATGGCCCTTCGCCCTCGCGGTACTCGCGATCATCCTCCTCAGCCTCGGCACCGGATATCTTGCACGGCGGATGGGATTCACGCGTGCCGTGAACACCAGGAACGCCGCGGACGTCGAGAGCACAGGGGTGGACGGCCAGGATGATCGACCAGTATCTGCGTAG
- a CDS encoding ABC transporter permease, producing the protein MTADRVQAHAPRRSSWRSTVWVLPAVIPVVAVVGAGIGTALVQSLGLMPLVGDPELTTQAYTANSEDLLTSALLTLAIAVVSTALAAAIGLTAALSVLTGRRTAMFAASLTVPVPHLIGAATMGLLLADSGLLPRLLGLDEGGWPALVGGRWWIAVIVEYAWKESAFIALVVAGTLATRVARYDETAATLGAGRRARLRLVTLPLVMPALIASSAIAFAYTVGSYEVAKILGRAHPEPLPVMAVRLFTSIDLATRPEAAAVAVVTTGLALATAAVALAALRRSAVWQ; encoded by the coding sequence GTGACGGCGGATCGCGTCCAGGCCCACGCGCCACGTCGAAGTAGTTGGCGCAGCACCGTGTGGGTGCTGCCTGCGGTGATTCCAGTGGTCGCGGTCGTCGGTGCCGGTATCGGCACCGCATTGGTGCAGAGTCTCGGCCTGATGCCGCTGGTCGGTGACCCGGAGCTGACCACTCAGGCCTACACCGCCAACTCCGAGGATCTGCTCACCTCCGCGCTGCTCACACTCGCCATCGCGGTCGTATCGACCGCTCTCGCTGCCGCGATCGGACTGACCGCGGCACTGTCGGTGCTGACCGGACGCCGGACGGCAATGTTTGCCGCAAGCCTCACGGTCCCGGTGCCACACCTGATCGGTGCCGCCACGATGGGGTTGCTACTGGCCGATTCCGGACTGCTCCCCCGGTTGCTCGGACTCGATGAGGGTGGATGGCCCGCCCTGGTCGGAGGTCGGTGGTGGATTGCCGTGATCGTGGAGTACGCGTGGAAGGAATCTGCGTTCATCGCGTTGGTGGTTGCCGGAACGCTCGCCACCCGCGTGGCCCGCTACGACGAGACCGCCGCAACGTTGGGGGCGGGCCGCCGCGCGCGGCTGCGGCTGGTCACGTTGCCACTGGTCATGCCCGCCCTGATCGCGTCTTCGGCGATCGCGTTCGCCTACACGGTCGGCTCCTACGAGGTAGCGAAAATTCTGGGCCGCGCGCATCCTGAACCGCTGCCGGTGATGGCGGTTCGCTTGTTCACCTCGATCGATCTCGCCACGCGACCCGAGGCGGCCGCGGTCGCGGTCGTCACCACGGGTTTGGCGCTGGCAACCGCGGCGGTGGCACTCGCGGCATTGCGCCGTTCGGCGGTGTGGCAGTGA
- a CDS encoding ABC transporter substrate-binding protein, which translates to MKQFVIASGLSIGLLLSACSAPGSEAPVAENLSWNEIEEQAQGQTVSLWMYGGDEQGNTYVDEFLTPAAQAAGVTLRRVPVASTSDAVNRILSERQAGVTDGDVDLVWVNGDNFGTGKQAGAWLCGWTSTLPNMDYTNPDDPLLSSDFGTPVDGCEAPWHKAQFTLVYNAEAVPDPPTTLADVLDWAQANPGRFTYPAPPDFTGSVFIREVLASVSGGAENVPSQFSEADYDRLTPALYDRLREIAPSLWREGTTYPQTSSELDDLYAGGQVDMTMTYGPAALTDLVARGTYPPQTKVLQLDEGTVGNASFLAIPSTSDKSAAARVVANLALSPDQQLIAARPDVWGQFTVLDVDRLLPADREAFRALPSSSVVPTYDVLSRGAHPELSAQWVGPLDDGWRRNVLARR; encoded by the coding sequence GTGAAGCAGTTCGTCATCGCATCAGGGCTCAGCATCGGTTTGCTTCTCAGCGCGTGTAGCGCGCCTGGTTCCGAAGCTCCGGTCGCGGAGAACCTGTCGTGGAATGAGATCGAGGAGCAGGCCCAGGGGCAGACGGTGTCGCTGTGGATGTACGGCGGCGACGAACAGGGCAACACCTACGTCGACGAGTTCCTCACCCCGGCAGCACAGGCTGCAGGGGTGACACTTCGTAGGGTGCCCGTCGCGTCCACCTCGGACGCCGTCAACCGGATCCTGTCGGAAAGGCAGGCCGGCGTCACCGACGGGGACGTGGACTTGGTGTGGGTCAACGGTGACAATTTCGGGACAGGTAAGCAGGCCGGTGCCTGGCTGTGCGGGTGGACCTCCACTCTTCCGAACATGGATTACACGAATCCCGACGATCCCCTGCTCAGCAGTGACTTCGGCACGCCGGTGGACGGTTGTGAGGCGCCGTGGCACAAGGCGCAGTTCACCCTCGTCTACAACGCCGAGGCCGTCCCCGACCCGCCGACGACCCTCGCCGACGTCCTCGACTGGGCGCAGGCGAACCCGGGCCGGTTCACCTATCCGGCGCCGCCAGATTTCACCGGATCGGTGTTCATCCGCGAGGTACTCGCCAGTGTGTCGGGTGGCGCGGAGAATGTGCCGTCCCAGTTCAGCGAGGCGGATTACGACCGTCTGACGCCGGCTCTGTACGACCGACTGCGCGAGATCGCCCCGTCTCTGTGGCGCGAGGGGACGACGTATCCGCAGACCTCGTCCGAGCTCGACGACCTCTATGCCGGCGGTCAGGTCGACATGACGATGACCTACGGGCCGGCGGCACTGACAGATCTGGTGGCTCGGGGAACGTATCCACCGCAGACCAAGGTGCTGCAGCTTGACGAGGGCACCGTTGGGAACGCCAGCTTCCTCGCCATCCCCTCCACCTCGGACAAATCGGCCGCTGCCCGCGTGGTGGCCAACCTCGCGCTCTCACCTGACCAGCAACTCATCGCGGCCCGCCCGGATGTCTGGGGTCAGTTCACAGTGCTCGACGTCGACAGATTGCTGCCCGCCGATCGAGAGGCGTTCCGTGCGCTACCGTCGTCTTCTGTGGTCCCGACCTACGACGTTCTCTCCCGAGGTGCGCACCCCGAGTTGTCGGCGCAGTGGGTCGGCCCGCTCGACGACGGTTGGCGGCGCAACGTCCTCGCGCGGCGATGA
- a CDS encoding ABC transporter permease: MLLVLWFVVPLVPLVLWVFANRWTFPDVLPQEWGFDGLRSAADAGAARAFATSTALALSVSAIATPLGALAARALVSGRVHLPGVVAAILFAPVCLPPFAVALGLDVLVLRTGIASSVAVVAILSVAAIPYTTYVMRVAFGAYDRGYEEEARTLGASHRAVLWRVQIPLLAPALAGAAFLAFLVGWSDYIVTLLIGGGRLITVPILVASFASGTGNDSVVAALSILALIPPLFLLIILGRTGRRALP, translated from the coding sequence GTGCTCTTGGTGCTCTGGTTCGTTGTGCCCCTGGTTCCGCTCGTCCTGTGGGTGTTCGCGAATCGGTGGACCTTTCCCGACGTTCTCCCTCAGGAGTGGGGATTCGACGGACTACGCAGCGCAGCCGACGCCGGTGCTGCGCGCGCGTTCGCGACGTCGACAGCCCTGGCGCTGTCGGTGTCCGCCATTGCAACGCCCCTCGGCGCCCTGGCCGCGAGGGCGCTGGTATCCGGACGGGTACACCTGCCCGGAGTCGTCGCCGCGATCCTGTTCGCACCGGTGTGTTTGCCGCCCTTTGCCGTCGCGCTCGGTCTGGATGTGCTGGTCCTTCGAACCGGCATTGCCAGCAGTGTGGCGGTGGTTGCGATACTCTCCGTAGCCGCGATCCCGTATACGACGTACGTGATGCGGGTGGCCTTCGGCGCGTACGACCGCGGTTACGAGGAGGAGGCGCGCACCCTCGGTGCTTCCCACAGGGCGGTGCTGTGGCGCGTCCAGATACCGTTGCTCGCACCCGCGCTCGCGGGTGCCGCGTTCCTGGCGTTCCTGGTCGGATGGAGCGACTACATCGTGACGTTGCTGATCGGGGGCGGACGGCTGATCACGGTCCCGATCCTGGTGGCGTCGTTCGCCTCGGGGACAGGCAACGACTCGGTGGTGGCAGCACTGTCGATCCTTGCGCTCATCCCGCCTCTGTTCCTGCTGATCATTCTCGGCCGCACCGGTCGGAGGGCGCTGCCATGA
- a CDS encoding heavy metal translocating P-type ATPase has protein sequence MKSTTTTPEADQQVELAISGMTCASCANRIERKLNKLDGVTATVNFATEKARVSFTDDVSTTDLVAAVEEAGYGAKLPKVEVDKESPQPDEDDGTTSALRQRLIISAVLSIPVIAMAMIPVLQFPNWQWLSLTLAAPVVVWGAWPFHQAAWTNLRHGAATMDTLVSMGTLAALGWSVYALFWGTAGMTGMTHAFEFTIARNDGSSNIYFEAAAGITTFILAGKYFEARAKRRSGAALRALLELGAKEVSVLRGDVEQKISIDELAVGDRFVVRPGEKIATDGVVVEGTSAVDASMLTGESVPVEVSPDSEVAGATVNVGGRIIVRAKRIGSDTQLAQMARMVEDAQTGKAEVQRLADRISGIFVPIVILLSLATLGVWIAIGGSVAAAFTAAVAVLIIACPCALGLATPTALMVGTGRGAQLGILIKGPEVLESTRRVDTVVLDKTGTVTTGTMSLVDVVAAEGQDANEVLRFAGALENASEHPIARAIAKGARDRLGDSATLPEVDQFANLEGLGVQGMIDGHAVVVGRPVLLRDWAMHLSPELEEEVRSAESAGKTVVGIGWDGAARGILVVADTVKPTSREAVTQFRRLGLTPIMLTGDNSSAARTIANQVGIDEVIAEVLPKDKVDVITRLQSEGKVVAMVGDGVNDAAALAQADLGLAMGTGTDVAIEASDLTLVRGDLRAAADAIRLSRRTLGTIKGNLFWAFAYNVSALPLAAAGLLNPMIAGAAMAFSSVFVVSNSLRLRRFRSLTSPAGE, from the coding sequence ATGAAATCCACGACCACCACCCCTGAGGCCGACCAGCAGGTCGAACTCGCTATCAGCGGCATGACCTGCGCGTCGTGCGCGAACCGCATCGAGAGGAAGCTGAACAAGCTCGACGGTGTGACGGCCACCGTCAACTTCGCGACCGAGAAGGCCCGCGTCTCCTTCACCGACGACGTCTCAACCACTGATCTCGTCGCCGCCGTGGAAGAGGCCGGCTACGGCGCGAAGCTGCCGAAGGTCGAGGTCGACAAAGAATCCCCGCAACCGGACGAGGACGACGGCACCACATCGGCGCTGCGGCAGCGGCTGATCATCTCGGCGGTCCTGAGTATTCCGGTCATCGCGATGGCGATGATCCCCGTCCTACAGTTCCCCAACTGGCAGTGGCTCTCGCTGACCCTCGCGGCCCCGGTCGTGGTGTGGGGGGCTTGGCCCTTCCACCAGGCGGCCTGGACGAATCTGCGGCACGGCGCCGCGACCATGGACACGCTGGTGTCGATGGGCACCCTCGCCGCGCTCGGCTGGTCCGTCTACGCACTGTTCTGGGGCACCGCCGGGATGACCGGGATGACCCACGCATTCGAATTCACCATCGCCCGCAACGACGGCTCGAGCAACATCTACTTCGAGGCGGCGGCCGGTATCACCACCTTCATTCTCGCGGGCAAGTACTTCGAAGCCCGTGCGAAGAGGCGCTCCGGAGCGGCGCTGCGCGCACTTCTCGAGCTCGGCGCCAAGGAAGTGTCGGTGTTGCGGGGCGACGTCGAGCAGAAGATCAGCATCGACGAGCTCGCCGTTGGTGATCGGTTCGTCGTGCGGCCGGGCGAGAAGATCGCCACCGACGGGGTCGTCGTCGAGGGTACGTCCGCGGTCGACGCGTCGATGCTCACGGGCGAGTCCGTTCCCGTGGAGGTGTCGCCCGACTCGGAGGTCGCTGGAGCGACCGTCAACGTCGGTGGCCGGATCATCGTGCGCGCCAAGAGGATCGGATCCGACACGCAGCTCGCGCAGATGGCACGGATGGTCGAGGATGCCCAGACCGGTAAAGCCGAGGTACAGCGCCTGGCCGACCGGATCTCCGGCATCTTCGTTCCGATCGTGATTCTCTTGTCCCTCGCCACGCTCGGCGTCTGGATCGCCATCGGCGGTTCGGTTGCCGCCGCCTTCACCGCCGCTGTCGCCGTCCTGATCATCGCCTGCCCCTGCGCCCTGGGCCTCGCCACGCCCACCGCTCTGATGGTCGGCACGGGCCGAGGCGCGCAACTGGGCATCCTCATCAAGGGCCCCGAGGTTCTCGAGTCCACCCGGCGCGTCGACACCGTCGTCCTCGACAAGACCGGCACCGTGACCACTGGCACGATGTCTCTGGTAGACGTCGTCGCTGCCGAGGGGCAGGACGCGAACGAGGTGCTACGGTTCGCCGGCGCTCTCGAGAATGCGTCGGAGCACCCGATCGCCCGCGCCATCGCGAAGGGTGCCCGCGACCGTCTCGGCGACTCGGCGACCCTGCCGGAGGTGGATCAGTTCGCCAATCTCGAGGGCCTCGGCGTTCAGGGCATGATCGACGGACACGCCGTGGTCGTCGGGCGACCGGTACTGCTCCGCGACTGGGCAATGCACCTCTCGCCGGAACTCGAGGAGGAGGTGCGCAGCGCCGAGTCTGCCGGGAAGACGGTAGTCGGGATCGGCTGGGACGGTGCGGCCCGCGGCATCCTCGTGGTCGCCGACACCGTGAAGCCGACGTCGCGCGAAGCTGTAACACAGTTCCGCCGGCTCGGACTCACACCGATCATGCTGACCGGCGACAACTCCTCCGCGGCGAGAACGATCGCAAACCAGGTAGGCATCGACGAGGTCATAGCGGAGGTACTACCGAAGGACAAGGTCGACGTGATCACCCGCTTGCAGTCCGAGGGCAAGGTGGTTGCGATGGTCGGCGACGGTGTCAACGACGCCGCAGCCCTCGCGCAGGCCGATCTCGGTCTCGCGATGGGAACCGGCACCGACGTCGCGATCGAGGCAAGTGACCTCACGTTGGTTCGCGGCGACCTGCGCGCGGCAGCCGATGCTATTCGTCTGTCCCGCAGGACGTTGGGAACGATCAAGGGCAACCTGTTCTGGGCCTTCGCCTACAACGTCTCCGCGCTGCCGCTGGCTGCCGCCGGCCTGCTCAACCCTATGATTGCCGGGGCGGCCATGGCATTCTCGTCGGTGTTCGTCGTCAGCAACAGCCTGCGCCTACGCCGATTCCGATCACTCACTTCACCTGCAGGAGAATGA
- a CDS encoding heavy metal translocating P-type ATPase — MSHNHHQQVSQADHAEHTKSSGHGNHAEHRNHAEHTDKHAGHGAHGEVFRQKFWLSLVLSLPVVAFSPMVADLLGYTLPDFPGASWIPPVLGTVIFVYGGAPFLTGGWRELKARQPGMMLLIGMAISVAFLASWVTTLELGGFNLDFWWELALLIVIMLLGHWLEMRALGSASGALDALAALLPDTADKVTDDGVTEVSISELSTGDLVLVRAGGRIPADGTVEDGQAEVDESMITGESNPVSRTVGDAVVAGTVATDSALRISVGAVGEDTALAGIRRLVADAQASSSRAQALADRAAAFLFYFATTAGILTFLVWALIGNVDEAVVRTVTVLVIACPHALGLAIPLVIAISTERAAKAGVLVKDRLSLERMRNVDVVLFDKTGTLTQGKHVVTGVVATDGHTERELLALAGAVESDSEHPVARAIVAEAAAKVPAGERLTASDFRSLPGRGVKAVVDGEPVWVSGPAMLSELGVTVPQDVTEATSVWIDRGASVLHVVRDGSVLGAVALEDAVREESREAIDALHSRGVKVAMITGDARQVADAVASDLGIDEAFADVLPENKDAQVAALQQRGHRVAMVGDGVNDAPALARADVGVAIGAGTDVAIESAGVVLAADDPRAVLSIIDLSHASYRKMWQNLVWATGYNIIAVPLAAGVLAFAGVAISPAVAAILMSISTIVVALNAQLLRRLDLDPRRLSK, encoded by the coding sequence ATGTCCCACAATCACCATCAGCAGGTTTCACAGGCCGACCACGCAGAGCACACGAAGAGCAGCGGGCACGGGAACCACGCCGAGCATAGGAATCACGCCGAGCACACCGACAAGCACGCGGGGCACGGCGCTCACGGAGAGGTGTTCCGGCAGAAGTTCTGGCTCAGCCTGGTGCTGTCGCTACCGGTGGTCGCGTTCAGCCCGATGGTTGCCGACCTCCTCGGCTACACCCTGCCCGACTTCCCCGGGGCGTCGTGGATTCCGCCGGTGCTCGGAACCGTGATCTTCGTCTATGGCGGTGCACCGTTCCTCACCGGAGGATGGAGGGAGCTGAAGGCCCGGCAGCCCGGCATGATGCTGTTGATCGGCATGGCCATCTCCGTCGCGTTTCTTGCCTCGTGGGTGACCACGCTCGAACTCGGGGGATTCAACCTCGACTTCTGGTGGGAGCTGGCGCTTCTCATCGTCATCATGCTGCTCGGCCATTGGCTCGAGATGCGGGCGTTGGGCTCGGCGTCCGGCGCCCTGGACGCGCTGGCGGCGCTGCTGCCGGACACCGCCGACAAAGTCACCGACGACGGTGTCACCGAAGTATCGATCTCCGAGTTGTCCACCGGTGACCTGGTGCTGGTCCGGGCCGGTGGACGCATCCCGGCCGACGGCACCGTGGAGGACGGGCAGGCGGAGGTCGACGAGTCGATGATCACCGGCGAGTCGAATCCGGTGAGTCGAACAGTCGGCGATGCCGTTGTCGCCGGCACGGTGGCAACCGACAGCGCGCTGCGCATCTCGGTCGGTGCGGTCGGGGAGGACACCGCACTCGCCGGGATCCGACGCCTGGTGGCCGATGCGCAGGCGTCGTCGTCCCGGGCCCAGGCTCTCGCCGACCGCGCGGCCGCGTTCCTGTTCTACTTCGCCACGACCGCAGGCATTCTCACGTTCCTCGTGTGGGCGCTGATCGGCAACGTGGACGAGGCGGTCGTCCGGACGGTGACGGTTCTCGTGATCGCCTGCCCCCACGCGCTCGGCCTGGCGATCCCCCTCGTCATTGCCATCTCGACCGAGCGGGCAGCGAAAGCGGGTGTGCTGGTGAAGGACCGGCTGTCGCTCGAACGTATGCGCAACGTCGATGTCGTCCTGTTCGATAAGACCGGCACACTCACGCAGGGCAAGCACGTCGTCACCGGTGTGGTCGCGACCGACGGCCACACCGAACGAGAGTTGCTGGCCCTGGCCGGCGCCGTCGAGTCCGACAGCGAGCACCCCGTTGCCCGCGCCATCGTCGCGGAGGCTGCCGCCAAAGTACCTGCGGGAGAACGCCTTACCGCCTCCGATTTCCGGTCGCTACCCGGACGCGGAGTGAAGGCCGTCGTCGACGGCGAACCGGTCTGGGTGAGTGGGCCTGCGATGCTCTCCGAGCTCGGAGTGACCGTCCCACAGGATGTCACGGAGGCCACGTCAGTGTGGATCGATCGCGGCGCATCTGTGCTTCACGTCGTCCGTGACGGCTCCGTGCTCGGTGCGGTGGCGCTCGAGGACGCAGTGCGCGAGGAATCCCGTGAGGCCATCGACGCCCTTCACTCGCGAGGTGTGAAGGTCGCGATGATCACGGGCGACGCCCGTCAGGTAGCTGACGCCGTCGCCTCCGACCTGGGCATCGACGAGGCCTTCGCCGATGTGCTGCCGGAAAACAAGGACGCCCAGGTCGCCGCACTGCAGCAGCGGGGACACCGGGTGGCGATGGTCGGAGACGGTGTGAACGACGCCCCGGCGCTCGCACGCGCGGATGTCGGAGTCGCGATCGGGGCTGGCACCGATGTCGCCATCGAATCGGCCGGTGTGGTTCTCGCCGCCGACGATCCCCGCGCGGTGCTCTCGATCATCGACCTCTCACACGCCAGCTACCGCAAGATGTGGCAGAACCTCGTGTGGGCGACGGGGTACAACATCATCGCCGTCCCCCTGGCCGCCGGTGTCCTCGCCTTCGCCGGCGTCGCCATCTCGCCCGCCGTTGCGGCGATCCTGATGTCGATTTCCACCATCGTCGTCGCACTCAACGCACAACTGCTGCGGCGACTGGACCTCGATCCGCGTCGGCTGAGTAAGTAA
- a CDS encoding ABC transporter ATP-binding protein, with the protein MSSTLSLTRLRRHHPGQQHPALADIDLEVPAGSCTAILGPSGSGKSTALRLIAGLDAPTSGSVALDGVDVTALPPERRGIGMVFQRPLLFPHMSVIDNVGFAARAAGQSRSASRSSARRYLDLVHLSEFADRPVSAISGGQAQRVALARSLAGTPRVLLLDEPFSALDSVLREDMYELVREIRNELSPTIVLVTHDRHEAAVLADSVAVLIDGVLEHHSDVSSAYTQPSTLAVNRLMGGINEIQGRLDGGVHHSDLGALELPPGRSVCEDGPAVLLIRHEMIQIVDRSAELPTGVICGVRPAGLRCIADVRVGSATVCAELPTGTTATVGAEVGLEIPLEARTAVTR; encoded by the coding sequence ATGAGTTCAACGCTGTCACTGACTCGCCTGAGGCGGCATCACCCTGGTCAGCAACATCCCGCCCTAGCCGACATAGATCTCGAAGTTCCGGCCGGTTCGTGCACTGCGATACTCGGACCCTCGGGTTCGGGGAAGAGCACAGCACTGCGGCTGATCGCCGGACTCGACGCTCCGACAAGCGGATCGGTGGCCCTCGACGGTGTCGATGTCACCGCGTTGCCCCCGGAACGACGAGGGATCGGAATGGTATTCCAGCGACCGCTGCTCTTCCCTCACATGTCGGTCATCGACAACGTGGGGTTCGCGGCCAGGGCGGCGGGCCAGTCGCGCTCGGCATCGCGTTCGAGTGCCCGCCGCTACCTCGACTTGGTGCACCTGTCCGAATTCGCCGATCGCCCTGTCAGCGCGATCTCCGGTGGGCAGGCCCAACGTGTCGCCCTGGCACGTTCCCTGGCCGGGACGCCCCGGGTGTTGTTGCTCGACGAGCCGTTCAGTGCGCTCGATTCGGTTCTGCGCGAAGACATGTACGAACTCGTCCGGGAGATCCGGAATGAACTTTCCCCGACCATCGTTCTCGTCACCCACGATCGACACGAGGCTGCCGTACTGGCGGACTCCGTGGCCGTGCTGATCGACGGCGTTCTCGAACATCATTCGGATGTCAGCTCCGCCTACACCCAACCCTCGACGCTGGCGGTCAACCGGTTGATGGGCGGAATCAACGAGATACAGGGACGCCTCGACGGCGGAGTACACCACTCCGACCTCGGGGCGCTGGAGTTGCCGCCGGGTAGATCGGTGTGTGAGGACGGACCCGCGGTTCTGCTGATCCGACATGAGATGATCCAGATCGTCGATCGCTCAGCGGAACTGCCGACTGGAGTGATCTGCGGTGTGCGTCCGGCGGGGCTGCGCTGCATCGCGGACGTGCGAGTGGGGTCGGCGACGGTGTGCGCCGAATTGCCGACCGGAACCACTGCCACCGTCGGTGCCGAGGTCGGGCTCGAGATTCCCCTCGAGGCGCGAACCGCCGTCACTCGGTGA
- a CDS encoding CDP-alcohol phosphatidyltransferase family protein has translation MIDQYLRRKLDRPLARCAAAIDIPSITPDRITGVGLALGLGSAVTAGLQLWWVALVLWLLSRLADGLDGPLARRRRAHRSTHDDAGAGGFFDITADFIVYGSTVVGVAIGASAAYGAPWWPFLLVLLAYYINGSAFLAFSSIAERSGRSLDDGRSLSFLGGLAEGTETIAVHALWLVFSAFAWQIAVVWAAVVAVSSIQRIVAGYRALQ, from the coding sequence ATGATCGACCAGTATCTGCGTAGGAAACTCGACCGACCACTTGCCCGCTGCGCCGCAGCTATCGACATTCCCTCGATCACCCCGGACCGGATCACCGGGGTGGGCCTGGCGCTCGGACTCGGGAGCGCGGTCACTGCCGGGCTCCAATTATGGTGGGTGGCACTGGTCCTGTGGCTGCTCTCGCGGCTCGCCGACGGCCTCGACGGCCCTCTCGCACGCCGCCGTCGGGCTCACAGATCCACGCATGACGATGCCGGTGCAGGCGGATTCTTCGACATCACTGCGGATTTCATCGTGTACGGGAGCACCGTCGTCGGTGTGGCGATCGGTGCCAGCGCCGCGTACGGCGCGCCGTGGTGGCCGTTCCTTCTCGTACTCCTCGCCTACTACATCAACGGCAGCGCGTTCCTCGCCTTCTCGTCGATTGCCGAACGGAGTGGTCGAAGCCTGGACGACGGTCGGTCCCTGTCATTCCTCGGCGGCCTGGCCGAGGGTACGGAAACAATTGCTGTGCATGCGCTGTGGCTGGTGTTCTCGGCATTCGCGTGGCAAATCGCAGTGGTCTGGGCTGCGGTGGTGGCGGTGAGTTCGATCCAGCGAATCGTCGCGGGGTACCGCGCTCTGCAATAG
- a CDS encoding DUF4190 domain-containing protein — protein sequence MSLYPSDPMYHYSAPSAQTGKAGLDLKPPFWIALGIVPTGPLWVLVGTVIGLPPTVVVSFATGGIGWFIAKRARQSEQTRPWHWVLAGSGFFAVLLAILGLLAVRGGGVTDGDTFLATTIIFLLAGVGGGSVTVIAMLIAAVVQRSNPAAAERTPQGQMVAPIVGYSADGQPQYGPPIYMESRNSRTNVFAIAALVSSIFGGLPGALLGHFALNQIRQTGERGRGMAIAGIVLGYVFLMVWGVFVIGTVDSLS from the coding sequence ATGTCTCTATATCCGAGTGATCCGATGTATCACTATTCCGCTCCCTCCGCACAGACGGGCAAGGCAGGGTTGGACTTGAAGCCGCCGTTCTGGATCGCCCTGGGGATCGTTCCCACTGGACCGCTGTGGGTGCTCGTGGGCACCGTGATCGGACTTCCACCGACCGTGGTGGTCTCTTTCGCTACAGGGGGGATCGGTTGGTTCATTGCGAAACGTGCCCGACAGTCCGAACAGACGCGGCCATGGCATTGGGTGCTGGCGGGCAGTGGATTCTTCGCGGTCTTGCTAGCGATCCTAGGGCTTCTCGCAGTTCGCGGCGGCGGGGTGACCGACGGCGACACCTTCCTGGCAACCACGATCATCTTCTTGCTGGCAGGCGTGGGCGGTGGCTCTGTCACGGTCATCGCCATGCTGATTGCCGCCGTCGTACAACGTTCCAATCCTGCGGCTGCGGAAAGGACTCCACAGGGTCAGATGGTCGCACCCATCGTCGGCTACTCCGCGGATGGGCAACCGCAATACGGCCCGCCCATCTACATGGAGTCGCGGAACAGCCGCACCAATGTGTTCGCGATAGCGGCTCTCGTATCAAGCATTTTCGGTGGATTGCCCGGAGCATTGCTCGGTCACTTCGCGCTGAATCAGATTAGGCAAACCGGTGAGAGGGGTCGCGGCATGGCGATCGCGGGCATCGTGTTGGGTTACGTCTTCCTGATGGTGTGGGGGGTCTTCGTCATAGGAACCGTCGACTCTCTGTCCTGA
- a CDS encoding metal-sensitive transcriptional regulator has product MIAMTEHCATDQSDYGYASAKDDYLKRLRRIEGQARGLQRMVEDDKYCIDILTQISAMTSALKSLSLGLLEDHINSCVVNAAVAGGSEKDEKIKEATDAIARLVRS; this is encoded by the coding sequence ATGATAGCCATGACCGAACATTGCGCTACCGACCAATCGGACTACGGATATGCCAGCGCCAAGGACGACTACCTCAAGCGGCTGCGCCGCATCGAAGGACAGGCACGCGGCCTCCAGCGAATGGTCGAGGACGACAAGTACTGCATCGACATCCTCACCCAGATTTCCGCGATGACCAGTGCTTTGAAGTCCCTGTCGCTGGGCCTTCTCGAAGACCACATCAATAGCTGCGTGGTCAACGCCGCCGTCGCGGGCGGCTCCGAGAAGGATGAGAAGATCAAGGAAGCAACCGACGCGATCGCACGCCTCGTACGATCCTGA